The sequence GATAGGGGCGGTGGCATTCCAGCCGGTCATGGGATCCCAGACGTCTCTCACAAAGTTGCCAAAAAACTTGGGATCGACACCGCTAAACAAGCTGTCCTGAGGAGTGCGCAGGGAGAGATGAGCCTGAGCATTGTTGTTGATGATGAGCGAAGACTGAAGAGCGTTCTTGTTCTGACCAAGATGGTTCTGATTGGTCGGAGTTTCCTCAATCCATCTCAGGCGGGCGCCATCTTTCGTCTTGTAATAGGGCTCGTTCAGCTGAGCGATTGTAAAGTCTTCGATGGGCTGGAAGTCGGTAGAGCGCCAGCCGGTACCGCGTTCCGGATTTCGTCCGTCTCCATAAGCAAAGTGGTAATTGATCTTCTGGATGGCCACCCAATCGTCATGGGTGGACTGCATGTTGAAGAAGCGGGGTGCTGGACTGCTAGGATAGGCCTTTAAATCAAGTGATAGATCTTCGATGCGGCCGCCAGCGTAAAAGCGATAGCGTAGGTTCGTGGGTTTGGTCTTAAAGGTTTTCTTGATGGTGTCGTCTACGTAGAAGTTCTTGTTAGCGGCTGGCGTTTTAGCGCTCAGCTTATTGAGGGCAACGACACCTTTTTCATAGCGTGTGGAGCCATTGGAAGCTTTGCTAAAGACAAGGCATTCTCCAGGTTCAAAGGTGGTCGGTTCCAGGGTGAAAGCAAAGGATCCATAGGTGATGCCCGCACCGTATTTTGCCTGTGCCAGGCTAGGTAGAGTCATATCAACAATCGAGTTGCCCGAGGCATCATTGAGGATGACACTGCGCACCCCCATGATTCTGAGATAGACGACTAGTTGGTCTGTCGTGATCGTGGTGTTGTAGGGATTCCACAAGACGACGCGTGGATAGACGTGTAACCTCAGTCGATACTGGTCGCCCAATTTGTAATAGGTAAGGTTCTTGTAGATGCTGCCTTCAACCATGAGAGGTTTGATAGACGCTTTTGTCTGATCCTGGAGATCATAGAGCTTGTTATTGATGAACGCATCTTCAGGAACCGTAGCGTGCTTAGGAAGTGAGAGTGCTAGCTGGTTGTTGTTGCCCTTCGCTGCAACACCCTGCTCGACCCAGCTCTTGAGTAGGCCGAATCTCGGAGACATTTTCTGGTGCTTGGTGTCATCCCACTTGATACCCTGAATCTCAGCATCCTGAGCGTCCATAGGGCCAATGAGTCGGCTGTTGAGTGTGATTCCGGCGGCTAGGGTGTTGTTATTCTTATCTTTGAGAGGAGATTGATCTCCTTCGAGTAGGAAACTACTTAAATCCTTTCTGAGACCGCCTCGTAAACTATCGGCAAGTACTCCCTCGGAGTAGACAGTGTAGTCATGAAACTGCTCTTGGGTGATTGATTTGCTAGAAAGGGCAAGCGTTTTGCGGCTGAGCATGCGCTCGGGTGTGTCTTCGAGATTTTTCCACTCGGATTGGATGGCGCTATGATTGAGGCCCGGGCTGGCTGTGAGCCAGCTGTAACCTTCATCAGGTTTGTTCATGTCTGGTTTCTTATCGTTGTAGGGATGATCGATAGCCAGTCTGGCTTTGACTCCCTCATCCCCGACCCACCAAGCGTAGGACCCTCTATCGTTTACTTTCACCAAAGGGGCGATGACTTCCGGTTTATCCTGGCCAGGGCTGGACACTAAGGTGACTTTTTCATCTTTCCATTCACTGATCGGATCAGCTGTTGTTACCGCTGGTGAACTGACCAACCAAGCGAGGGCGGAATCTTGCTTGAGAGCCGGTGTGTTAAGAGGTGACTGGGTTCTGTCATCAAGTAGTCCAGCAGCTTTGAGAGACTTGTCTCCTAAGTCATTGCGTTTGATCAGAGGAAGGCCCTGTTCGTCTGTCGTCTTCCAGACGCCTGTCCAATAAGGGTTGGCTACTGAGTCGATCGTGGGTGTGCTAGGGTCACTGTCGAGAATTCCTGCTGTAGCTGTAACCCTCTGGTCTTGGCCTGCGTATTCTTGAAGCTTGCCAAGGGCTGTTTGAAGCGCCAGGCGCGCATTGGCCTCTGCTTCCGCCTGATAGCGGTCTTGCAAGGCAGATCTAGATTCATTACTGCTCATACTGATCGCACCCAGTGCGATGAGGAGGAGTAATGACATCACGCTCAGTGTCGATATGAGAGCAAAGCCTCTACTATGCCTGTCCTGAGGCAGTTGCTTTTTCTCAGTCTCTCTGCCTGAATAGAATGTGTTTGATGTACTCTTCATCTCTTATGCCAACGATAGATAGCAATTAGAGGTGTTTCTCGAAAGGTAAAAAGTTATTCATGGGGCTATTCTGACACATTCCATTGACGTAATATGTGTGATAGATTTGAAGGTGAAATTGCCAAATCTACAGATTTTAGGGGTTCCGCTGAGGGTTTGATATGTAAAGTATGGTGGCGCGTTATGTTAATTCAGGGGCGGAAATTTTAGTCGATTGAAAATGATTCACTCGGCCTAAGCAAAAAACCGCATCCGAGAGGATGCGGTCAGGCAGAGGGGGGAGCAAGAGAGGCTATCTCAGGCGTTATAGCCAAGCCATGGTCCGAGCCATTTCTCGGCTTCCTGGATGCTCCAGTCCTTTCGCTCAGCATAATCTTCGATTTGATCCTTTTGCAGGTCGCTGACAGCAAAGTAGCTGGACTCAGGATGTGAGAACATGAGGCCGGATACTGCCGCGCCAGGATGCATGGCGCAGGACTCGGTGAGCTCTACACCAGTCACATCGGAGGCCTTGAGCAGGTCGAAGAGTATGGGTTTCTCGGTATGGTCTGGCTGGGCAGGGTAGCCTGGTGCAGGGCGGATACCACGGTAGAGCTCCTTGATGAGTTCATTGTGGTTGAACTCATTCGGTCTTTCGTAACTCCAGGCCACACGCGCACGGTGGTGAAGTAGTTCAGCAAAAGCTTCGGCCAAGCGGTCGGCAATAGCTTTAATCATGATGCCTTTGTACGGATCGTGCTCACTAGTTTCCACTTCCTTGGCCCATTCATCTGCTCCGTGGATTCCTACCACGAAGCCGCCGATGTAGTCCTTGCCTTCAGGGGCCACATAGTCACTCAGGGCCATGTGAGGTTTGTTTGATGTCTTCTCAATTTGCTGACGAAGCGTGTGGAAGGTGGCGACCTTCTCGCCGCGTTCCTCGTCCTTCCAGACAGTGATGTCGTCGCCGTCTGAGTTAGCCGGGAAGAAGCCATAAACGCCGCGGGCCGTGAAGCGCTTGTTAGTGATGATATCCTCTAACAGATCTAGAGCATCATTATAGAGATGTTGTGCCTGCTTTGCCCCTTCAGCATCCTTGGTCTTTAGAGTCTTGGTTTCACGGTCCCAAACACCACGCAGTTCCCAAGCGTGGAAGAAGGGCGTCCAGTCGATGTACTCAGCGAGTTCTCGTAGTGACTGCTTGTCCATCACACGAGTCCCGGTGAATTCCGGTTGGGCTGGCTGATAGGTGGCCCAATCATATTTTGGCTTGTTCTCGCGTGCTTTTTTGAGGGAGATGGAAGGCTTGGACTTCTTGTTAAAATTCTCGCGGAGCTTCTGATGCTTCTCTTCGTTTTCTTTGATAAACTTCTCTTTGCCGTCCTTGCTGAGCAGGGTGGTCGTAACCGGAACTGAGCGTGAGGCGTCGAGTACGTGCACGATGGGGCCTGAGTAGTTCGGAGCGATCTTCACTGCGGTATGCGCTGCTGAAGTAGTCGCACCTCCAACTAGGACGGGTAGCTTCATGCCGCGTCGCTCCATCTCGGAAGCGACATGAACCATTTCATCCAGTGAAGGGGTGATGAGGCCGGAGAGTCCGATGACATCTACATGTCTTTCCACGGCGGTTTCTAGGATCTTTTCACAGGGAACCATGACGCCGAGATCGATCACTTCAAAGCCATTGCAGGCGAGAACGACACCGACGATGTTTTTGCCGATGTCGTGCACGTCACCCTTCACAGTGGCCATAATGACTCTCCCTGCGGAAGATGATTTCTCGGCCTGCACAAGAGCCATCTCATTAGAGAGCTCTGGGTTAGCTGCTTGGATCTCCTTGATCTTTTCAGCGAGTTTCTCGGCCTTCTCTTCTTCCATGTAGGGTTCTAGGTAGGCTACGGACTTCTTCATCACTCGGGCGGATTTGACCACCTGTGGAAGGAACATCTTACCTGCGCCGAAGAGGTCGCCTACCACGGACATGCCGTCCATGAGTGGGCCTTCGATTACGCGGAGAGGCTTGAGGTATTTCTGACGGGCTTCTTCGGTATCCTCATTGATGTAGGTGTCGATGCCTTTGAGCAGGGCATGCTCCAGTCGTTTTTCAACAGACTCCTCACGCCAGGCAAGGTCCTCTGCCTGCTGCTCTTTTTTGATGCCCTTGAATTGTTCGGCAAAGTCTAGCAGTCGCTCAGTGGCATCAGGATCGCGGTTAAGAAGAACGTCCTCGACATGTTCTAGAAGGTCTTTGGGGATCTCGTCGTATACCTCCAGCATCCCTGCGTTCACGATGCCCATGTCCATGCCGTTCTGACCAGCGTGGTAAAGGAAGGCTGAGTGCATCGCCTCACGCACGACATTATTACCACGGAATGAGAAGGACACGTTGGAGACTCCTCCAGAT is a genomic window of Rubritalea squalenifaciens DSM 18772 containing:
- the metH gene encoding methionine synthase, whose translation is MPRPDATAELTAALKERILMLDGAMGTTIRGYGLTEQDARGERFKDSEKDILNNGDILCLTRPDVISDIHLRFLRAGSDIIETNSFSGTSIAQSEFFVEDPRETGKGRKDPEFYQKVLDDEFLKDLAWDINVASARLAREACDQVEAETGIKRYSAGSIGPMTVGLNNSAVDPDDPGFRVVTFDQVYEDYKRQIRALVEGGVDILMIETIFDALNSKAALVAAQDVFEEDGFRLPIIISAAVGRGGETMISAQKVEALWNAVAHVKPLAIGLNCSLGPDEMRPFIEELSNVSEAFVSCYPNAGMPDALSETGFPFGPEDMYAKLRDFAESGFINMAGGCCGNTPEHIAAIADAVRDVTPREIPTLEPLLRLSGTEPYNHTKDKNFLMIGERTNVAGSPRFRKLIQEGKLEDALSVARQQVDNGAPVIDICFDDGLIDGVDMMTRFLNLVQSEPDITKVPITVDSSKWEIIEAGLKCLQGKGIVNSISLKEGEEAFKSNARTVMKFGAAVVVMAFDENGQAATYEDKIRICERAYRILVDEVGFNPQDIIFDPNILTVATGIEEHNNYAVDFFKATKWIKENLPGAKVSGGVSNVSFSFRGNNVVREAMHSAFLYHAGQNGMDMGIVNAGMLEVYDEIPKDLLEHVEDVLLNRDPDATERLLDFAEQFKGIKKEQQAEDLAWREESVEKRLEHALLKGIDTYINEDTEEARQKYLKPLRVIEGPLMDGMSVVGDLFGAGKMFLPQVVKSARVMKKSVAYLEPYMEEEKAEKLAEKIKEIQAANPELSNEMALVQAEKSSSAGRVIMATVKGDVHDIGKNIVGVVLACNGFEVIDLGVMVPCEKILETAVERHVDVIGLSGLITPSLDEMVHVASEMERRGMKLPVLVGGATTSAAHTAVKIAPNYSGPIVHVLDASRSVPVTTTLLSKDGKEKFIKENEEKHQKLRENFNKKSKPSISLKKARENKPKYDWATYQPAQPEFTGTRVMDKQSLRELAEYIDWTPFFHAWELRGVWDRETKTLKTKDAEGAKQAQHLYNDALDLLEDIITNKRFTARGVYGFFPANSDGDDITVWKDEERGEKVATFHTLRQQIEKTSNKPHMALSDYVAPEGKDYIGGFVVGIHGADEWAKEVETSEHDPYKGIMIKAIADRLAEAFAELLHHRARVAWSYERPNEFNHNELIKELYRGIRPAPGYPAQPDHTEKPILFDLLKASDVTGVELTESCAMHPGAAVSGLMFSHPESSYFAVSDLQKDQIEDYAERKDWSIQEAEKWLGPWLGYNA